One segment of Candidatus Bathyarchaeota archaeon DNA contains the following:
- a CDS encoding FAD-dependent oxidoreductase, with protein MEKFDVIVAGAGTGGCLAAKTAAKAGLKTCLVDVKNKKDIGKKICGDAIGKHHFDNLGLKEPAADELERVMEGIEVYSPDKQTSYVVKGEQLYGYILNRHSFGQRLV; from the coding sequence TTGGAAAAATTTGATGTTATAGTTGCTGGCGCTGGAACAGGAGGATGCCTTGCAGCTAAGACAGCTGCAAAAGCAGGACTCAAAACTTGCTTAGTTGACGTTAAAAACAAAAAAGACATTGGCAAAAAAATCTGCGGAGACGCCATAGGTAAACATCACTTTGACAACCTTGGCTTAAAAGAACCTGCTGCCGATGAACTTGAACGTGTAATGGAAGGCATTGAAGTATACTCGCCAGACAAGCAAACCAGTTACGTTGTCAAAGGCGAACAACTGTATGGCTACATTCTTAACAGGCACAGTTTCGGGCAAAGACTGGTA